One window of the Trifolium pratense cultivar HEN17-A07 linkage group LG2, ARS_RC_1.1, whole genome shotgun sequence genome contains the following:
- the LOC123906596 gene encoding uncharacterized protein LOC123906596, with product MQENHMDENPNGVSHSKTTTHKARSKGKEPTNKRFANIDDGETDLIECSGKYCKSCTTGLIADCVALCCCPCVVLHCFALAFIKAPWIMGRKCLGLGNKNKNKNKSGCCHKRKCIKGHKDVDVVLEGNKEVDLKMMWPTSPMDSVNVGFEAEKVWHELYQIGHLDFGRVSFSGE from the coding sequence ATGCAAGAGAATCATATGGATGAAAACCCAAATGGAGTTTCACATAGCAAAACTACAACTCATAAGGCTCGTAGCAAAGGCAAGGAACCCACCAACAAGAGGTTTGCCAACATAGACGATGGCGAAACGGATTTAATAGAATGTTCCGGAAAGTATTGCAAATCATGCACAACAGGATTAATAGCTGATTGTGTTGCATTATGTTGTTGTCCTTGTGTTGTGTTACATTGTTTTGCATTGGCATTTATAAAGGCACCATGGATTATGGGAAGGAAGTGTTTGGGATTAGGgaataaaaacaagaataaaaacaaaagtgGTTGTTGTCATAAGAGGAAATGTATAAAGGGACATAAAGATGTTGATGTTGTGTTGGAAGGAAATAAAGAAGTGGATTTGAAGATGATGTGGCCAACATCACCAATGGATAGTGTTAATGTTGGATTTGAAGCTGAAAAAGTTTGGCATGAGTTGTACCAAATTGGTCATTTAGATTTTGGAAGGGTTTCATTCTCAGgtgaataa